A stretch of Paludisphaera borealis DNA encodes these proteins:
- a CDS encoding redox-sensing transcriptional repressor Rex — MSSSRNGHPNAKLAPKAVVGRVSLYLRQLETLQLQGLDKISSRQLGEPFGIKNAQVRKDLAFFGQFGHPGIGYHVDALISVLREILGVDKDWPLALVGLGNLGRALLKYRGFRSRRFHIVAIFDNDPRKIGQEFGGMIVEPIEALRKSIASHKTSLALLCVPAESAQQVADLMVAGGIRGILNFAPAPLSVPSHVNVAAVDLSIQLENLAYKVQKTQEGVSYGG; from the coding sequence GTGAGCAGCTCACGAAACGGGCATCCGAACGCCAAGCTGGCCCCCAAGGCCGTCGTCGGTCGGGTCAGTCTTTATCTGAGGCAGTTGGAAACGCTCCAACTCCAGGGTCTGGACAAGATCTCGAGCCGCCAGCTCGGCGAGCCGTTCGGCATCAAAAATGCCCAGGTTCGCAAAGATCTCGCCTTTTTCGGCCAGTTTGGTCATCCGGGCATCGGCTATCACGTCGACGCTCTGATCTCGGTCTTGAGGGAGATCCTCGGGGTCGACAAGGATTGGCCGCTGGCCCTGGTCGGGCTCGGCAACCTCGGACGCGCGCTCTTGAAGTATCGTGGGTTCCGCTCGCGTCGGTTCCACATCGTGGCGATCTTCGACAACGACCCGCGGAAGATCGGCCAGGAGTTCGGAGGGATGATCGTCGAACCGATCGAGGCCCTGCGGAAGAGCATCGCCTCGCACAAGACGAGTCTCGCCCTCCTCTGCGTGCCGGCCGAATCCGCCCAGCAAGTGGCCGACCTGATGGTTGCGGGGGGGATTCGCGGAATCTTGAACTTCGCCCCAGCGCCGTTGTCGGTGCCGTCGCACGTCAACGTCGCGGCCGTCGACCTGAGCATCCAGCTCGAAAACCTCGCCTACAAGGTCCAAAAAACCCAGGAAGGCGTTTCTTACGGCGGCTAG
- the ribD gene encoding bifunctional diaminohydroxyphosphoribosylaminopyrimidine deaminase/5-amino-6-(5-phosphoribosylamino)uracil reductase RibD has translation MDRDEEDRNWMRLALDAAARGRGMVEPNPMVGAVVVRDGRLVATGHHAQFGGPHAEAAALEAAGEQARGATLYVTLEPCCHHGKTPPCAEAILRAGVSRVVAAHRDPFPKVDGGGLSRLLAAGLDVTVGPAADSAVALNAPYLKRVFTGRPYVIAKWAMTLDGKAAVGPGDSRWISSAASRALVHAVRGRMDAIVVGIGTAIADDPQLTARPPGPRTPRRVVLDSQALLPSTSSLVKSARETPTLVAVTDRAPVDRRRNLEERGCEVVVFEGASRVPIVPLLAELGRRGMTNLLVEGGGLVLGAFLDAGEVDEVDVFIAPLIEGGDHARTPARGQGRSLMSDAARLDHLVHTTIDGDLRIQGLVPQSWRARLDSLIRDRTGNAY, from the coding sequence ATGGATCGCGACGAGGAGGACCGCAACTGGATGCGTCTGGCCCTGGACGCCGCCGCCCGGGGGAGGGGGATGGTCGAGCCGAACCCGATGGTTGGGGCCGTCGTGGTTCGAGACGGCCGGCTCGTCGCGACCGGGCATCACGCCCAGTTCGGCGGTCCGCACGCCGAGGCCGCCGCGCTGGAGGCGGCCGGCGAGCAAGCGCGCGGGGCGACGCTCTACGTCACGCTCGAACCGTGCTGTCATCACGGCAAGACTCCGCCCTGCGCCGAAGCCATCCTCCGCGCGGGGGTCTCGCGCGTCGTGGCGGCCCACCGCGACCCGTTCCCGAAGGTCGACGGCGGCGGCCTGAGCCGCCTCCTCGCGGCCGGCCTGGACGTGACGGTCGGACCGGCCGCCGATTCCGCCGTCGCGCTCAACGCCCCTTATCTCAAGCGGGTCTTCACCGGTCGGCCGTACGTCATCGCCAAATGGGCCATGACGCTCGACGGCAAGGCGGCCGTCGGTCCGGGCGACAGCCGCTGGATCTCGTCGGCGGCCTCGCGGGCGCTCGTCCACGCCGTTCGGGGCCGGATGGACGCGATCGTCGTCGGGATCGGCACCGCGATCGCCGACGACCCCCAGCTCACCGCCCGCCCCCCCGGACCTCGAACTCCGCGACGGGTCGTGCTCGACAGCCAGGCGCTGCTGCCGTCGACCTCGAGCCTCGTGAAATCCGCCCGCGAGACGCCGACGCTCGTCGCCGTGACCGATCGGGCCCCCGTTGATCGTCGCCGAAACCTGGAGGAGCGAGGATGCGAAGTCGTTGTCTTCGAAGGCGCGTCCCGCGTGCCGATCGTCCCGCTGCTCGCCGAACTCGGCCGCCGCGGGATGACGAACCTACTGGTCGAGGGGGGCGGCCTGGTTCTGGGCGCGTTTCTGGACGCCGGTGAGGTTGACGAGGTCGACGTCTTCATCGCCCCGCTCATCGAAGGAGGCGATCACGCGAGAACGCCGGCCCGCGGCCAGGGCCGGTCGCTCATGAGCGACGCAGCGCGGCTCGACCACCTCGTCCACACGACGATCGACGGCGACCTCCGCATCCAGGGTCTGGTTCCCCAATCGTGGAGAGCCCGTCTGGATTCCCTGATCAGGGATCGGACAGGCAACGCGTATTGA
- a CDS encoding anti-sigma factor family protein codes for MSAGADQQRLNPEERANLVAFIDGELTEVESRSLTTKLTHSATARREVELLKKTWDVLDSLPRPTVTEQFHERTLTYVRSLELRAESRYAPAKKWGETFLKLAVCLLIAAAGVASGFAVTRQVWPVPEERVIRDLSLAEHLDEYLEVGSFEFLDELKNSAEFGTPP; via the coding sequence ATGTCGGCGGGCGCGGACCAGCAACGTTTGAACCCGGAAGAACGAGCGAATCTGGTCGCGTTCATCGACGGCGAGCTGACCGAGGTCGAATCGCGGTCGCTGACCACCAAACTGACCCACAGCGCGACCGCCCGGCGCGAAGTCGAGCTGCTCAAAAAGACCTGGGACGTCCTCGATTCGCTCCCTCGCCCCACGGTCACCGAACAGTTTCACGAGCGGACGCTGACGTACGTCCGCTCGCTCGAACTGCGGGCTGAAAGCCGATACGCTCCGGCGAAGAAATGGGGCGAGACCTTCCTCAAGCTTGCGGTCTGCCTCTTGATCGCCGCGGCCGGCGTCGCGTCGGGCTTCGCCGTCACGCGACAAGTCTGGCCGGTTCCGGAAGAGAGGGTCATCCGCGACCTCTCCCTGGCGGAGCATCTCGACGAATACCTTGAAGTCGGCTCTTTCGAGTTCCTCGACGAATTGAAGAACTCGGCCGAATTTGGAACGCCCCCGTAG
- the lpxA gene encoding acyl-ACP--UDP-N-acetylglucosamine O-acyltransferase yields MATIYSEQIHATAIVDPDAILAPDVQVGAYAIIEGPVEVGPGCVIESHACLNGPLRMGRDNFVGHGAVLGKSPQHRGYGDEPTGLEIGDGNVFREFVTVHRGTVQGNGVTTVGDRNLFMCNSHLGHDVRVGNGCTIVNNALVAGHVTLGNDCILSGNTAVQQRVRVGRLAMLGGMSSSTKDIPPFILQQGYNCVTGLNLVGLRRSGASTASINALRQAYRVLYREGRPISSALDRVEQDFGEIAEVAEFLDFIRHSKLGVNPARSNERGNYDIQ; encoded by the coding sequence ATGGCAACGATTTATTCGGAACAGATTCACGCGACGGCCATCGTCGATCCCGATGCGATCCTCGCGCCCGACGTTCAAGTCGGCGCCTACGCGATCATCGAGGGGCCGGTGGAGGTGGGGCCGGGGTGCGTCATCGAATCGCACGCCTGCCTCAACGGCCCGCTGCGGATGGGCCGCGACAATTTCGTGGGCCACGGCGCCGTCCTGGGCAAGAGCCCGCAGCACCGAGGCTACGGCGACGAGCCCACGGGACTGGAGATCGGCGACGGCAACGTCTTCCGTGAATTCGTCACGGTCCATCGCGGCACGGTGCAAGGCAACGGCGTGACGACGGTCGGCGACCGCAACCTGTTCATGTGCAACTCCCACCTGGGCCACGACGTCCGGGTCGGAAACGGCTGCACGATCGTCAACAACGCCCTGGTCGCGGGGCACGTCACCCTTGGAAACGACTGCATCCTGTCGGGCAACACCGCCGTTCAGCAGCGTGTTCGGGTCGGCCGTCTGGCCATGCTCGGCGGCATGTCGTCCTCCACGAAGGACATCCCGCCGTTCATCCTCCAGCAGGGTTACAACTGTGTGACCGGGCTGAACCTCGTCGGCCTGCGGCGGTCGGGGGCGTCGACCGCGTCGATCAACGCACTCAGGCAAGCGTATCGGGTGCTGTATCGCGAGGGCCGCCCGATCTCGTCGGCGCTGGACCGGGTCGAACAGGATTTCGGAGAGATCGCCGAGGTCGCGGAATTCCTCGACTTCATCCGCCATTCGAAACTCGGAGTCAACCCCGCGCGCTCCAACGAGCGGGGCAATTACGACATCCAGTGA
- a CDS encoding alpha/beta hydrolase: MAVGFGSRTFRRRVVALAATGFMCLYAMISCLTAERLTRATNHPLTFDPHQLSRDAAPWQTRTQDGLTLRGWRLPTAEHRHLIVLVHGMWSSWLEMAGLGRDLHNQGYDVLLFDLRGHGQSDPSRLSLGSRERADLRAVMRWALAEGYEEDRIGWLGYSMGASTLMLEAAHNPSIQAAVIDSPYGDLPALLKTQLSKHSRLPSWFNPGILTAARLLYGLRTDELVPIQAAASWGDRPLLLIHGESDSIVPVAQALRLSRAAGASCLTLTLPGVEHVQAYRTYPKKYVSLITEFFHDHLSP, translated from the coding sequence ATGGCTGTCGGCTTTGGGTCCAGGACGTTCCGTCGCCGCGTCGTCGCGCTGGCGGCGACTGGTTTCATGTGCCTTTACGCGATGATTTCGTGTCTGACCGCCGAGCGCCTGACTCGGGCGACGAATCATCCCTTGACCTTCGATCCGCACCAGCTCAGCCGAGACGCGGCGCCGTGGCAGACGCGGACGCAGGACGGCCTGACGCTTCGCGGCTGGCGACTGCCGACGGCCGAGCATCGTCATCTGATCGTCCTGGTGCACGGCATGTGGAGTTCGTGGCTGGAAATGGCGGGCCTGGGCCGCGACCTCCACAATCAGGGGTACGACGTGCTCCTCTTCGATCTCCGCGGCCACGGCCAGAGCGATCCGTCGCGGCTCTCGCTGGGGAGCCGCGAGCGCGCCGACTTGCGGGCGGTGATGCGCTGGGCGCTCGCGGAGGGCTACGAGGAGGATCGGATCGGCTGGCTCGGCTATTCGATGGGGGCGTCGACCCTGATGCTGGAGGCCGCGCACAATCCCTCCATCCAGGCCGCCGTGATCGACAGCCCCTACGGCGACCTCCCCGCCCTGCTCAAGACCCAGTTGAGCAAGCACAGCCGGCTGCCGAGCTGGTTCAATCCGGGAATTCTGACGGCCGCGCGGCTGCTCTACGGGCTGCGCACGGACGAACTCGTCCCCATTCAGGCCGCGGCCTCCTGGGGGGACCGTCCCTTACTGTTGATCCACGGCGAATCCGACTCGATCGTTCCGGTCGCGCAGGCGCTTCGACTCAGCCGCGCCGCCGGGGCGTCGTGCCTCACCCTGACGCTGCCGGGCGTCGAGCACGTCCAGGCCTACCGGACCTACCCCAAGAAGTACGTCAGCCTGATCACCGAGTTCTTCCACGACCATCTCAGCCCGTGA
- a CDS encoding HU family DNA-binding protein: MTKKEIVKKISEDIGLTQLKTKDIVQRTLDAIIQTLVSEGRIELRNFGVFEVKRRAPRKARNPRTGDKVYVPSKNVVTFKPGKEMEELVRKMNPDNLPLLEDGSDADLDGNGPIEPVAEAQRQAAKD, translated from the coding sequence GTGACGAAAAAAGAGATCGTGAAGAAAATATCCGAGGACATCGGTCTGACGCAGCTCAAGACCAAGGACATCGTTCAGCGGACCCTCGACGCGATCATCCAGACTCTGGTTTCCGAGGGACGGATCGAGCTTCGCAATTTCGGCGTCTTCGAGGTCAAGCGGCGAGCCCCGCGCAAGGCGCGCAACCCCCGTACCGGGGACAAGGTCTACGTCCCGTCGAAAAACGTGGTGACCTTCAAACCGGGCAAAGAAATGGAAGAACTCGTCCGAAAGATGAATCCGGACAATCTTCCCCTATTGGAAGACGGTTCAGATGCCGATCTAGATGGCAACGGACCCATCGAACCGGTCGCCGAAGCTCAACGTCAGGCCGCCAAGGATTAA
- a CDS encoding YkgJ family cysteine cluster protein → MSGRQEDEPWYRDGLSFTCTKCGACCTGAPGYVWVTVEEVARLAEFRGESIDEFSTRFVRQVGSRYSLIERPGGDCIFWDSKAGCTVYSARPVQCRTWPFWEENVETPEDWQRVTEICPGSGKGRHYTADEIITSIGMVRI, encoded by the coding sequence ATGAGTGGTCGTCAAGAGGATGAGCCGTGGTATCGCGACGGGTTGTCCTTCACCTGCACGAAATGCGGCGCGTGCTGCACCGGCGCGCCGGGGTACGTCTGGGTGACGGTTGAGGAGGTCGCCCGGCTGGCCGAGTTCCGGGGCGAGTCGATCGACGAATTCTCGACTCGATTCGTGCGGCAGGTCGGCAGCCGTTACAGCCTGATCGAACGGCCGGGGGGCGACTGCATCTTCTGGGATTCGAAGGCCGGCTGCACGGTCTACTCGGCCCGGCCGGTGCAATGTCGGACCTGGCCGTTCTGGGAAGAGAACGTCGAGACCCCGGAAGACTGGCAGAGGGTCACCGAGATCTGCCCCGGCTCAGGCAAGGGCCGTCACTACACCGCCGACGAGATCATCACGTCGATCGGGATGGTTCGCATATGA
- the menC gene encoding o-succinylbenzoate synthase, giving the protein MATDKSPIDRVVLTHIQIPLKEPCPGDEGEAPVKNAIVVTVETSSGVAHGESSPASVSSGGSVEGCWNDLAGSIAPSLLGATVDSTRRIAEIASSWRTSRTAAAGAETALWDLLGQAHRATVAQLLGADDAQAVRGVQSGLVMGLYPSVVELLKAIEPHLDEGYRRLKIRIAPGHDVEFVRAVRQHFEDVPLMVDGGGAYTTADLDLFRELDDLDLLMIEQPFAADDVDGLAVLQKELATPICLDETAESHDQTAEAIRRGACRIVSLKIQRTGGLGPARAIHDLCFQQGVACWVGSTPELGLGQAYGVHLATLANSKYPADLEPSARWFVDDYVAPVFELSSPGLFAVPDRPGVGFQVDPQKLRRYQVRQETFSRSTSA; this is encoded by the coding sequence GTGGCAACCGACAAGAGCCCGATCGATCGGGTGGTGCTGACGCATATTCAGATTCCGCTCAAGGAGCCTTGTCCGGGAGACGAAGGCGAGGCGCCGGTCAAAAACGCGATCGTGGTGACCGTCGAGACGTCCAGCGGCGTCGCCCACGGCGAAAGCTCGCCGGCCTCGGTCTCGTCCGGCGGGTCGGTCGAGGGATGCTGGAACGATCTGGCCGGATCGATCGCCCCCAGCCTGCTCGGCGCGACCGTCGATTCGACGCGCCGGATCGCCGAAATCGCGTCGTCGTGGCGGACGAGCCGGACCGCCGCCGCCGGGGCCGAGACCGCGCTCTGGGACCTGCTCGGCCAGGCGCACCGCGCGACCGTCGCCCAGCTTCTCGGGGCCGACGACGCCCAGGCCGTCCGGGGGGTTCAATCGGGCCTGGTGATGGGTCTTTATCCCTCGGTCGTCGAGCTGCTCAAGGCCATCGAACCGCATCTGGACGAAGGCTACAGGCGGCTCAAGATCCGGATCGCCCCCGGCCACGACGTGGAGTTCGTCCGCGCGGTCCGACAGCACTTCGAGGACGTCCCGCTCATGGTCGACGGCGGCGGAGCGTACACGACGGCCGACCTCGACCTCTTCCGCGAGCTGGACGACCTCGACCTGCTCATGATCGAACAGCCGTTCGCGGCCGACGACGTCGACGGGCTCGCCGTCTTGCAGAAAGAGCTGGCCACGCCGATCTGTCTCGACGAGACCGCCGAGTCCCACGACCAGACCGCCGAGGCGATCCGCCGTGGCGCCTGTCGGATCGTCAGTCTGAAGATCCAGCGCACCGGTGGCCTGGGGCCGGCCCGGGCGATCCACGACCTCTGCTTTCAGCAAGGGGTCGCCTGCTGGGTCGGTTCGACGCCCGAGCTGGGCTTGGGCCAGGCGTACGGCGTCCACCTCGCGACACTGGCCAATTCGAAGTATCCCGCCGACCTCGAACCGAGCGCCCGGTGGTTCGTCGACGACTACGTCGCGCCGGTCTTCGAGCTGTCGTCCCCCGGCCTCTTCGCCGTCCCCGATCGACCCGGCGTCGGCTTCCAGGTCGACCCCCAGAAGCTCCGGCGCTATCAGGTGCGCCAGGAGACGTTCAGCCGCAGTACTTCCGCCTGA
- a CDS encoding amidohydrolase family protein — protein MMTPTRREFLGWTAAAAATTTAAARAATAAAPASPIIDTHVHLWEPAKQRLLWLEKGSELDRNALWDDYLKAAAGLDVVKAVYMEVDVDPSQHEAEARMVLDQCRKGDTALCAAVIGGRPAFEGFAAYIEPLAKDPAVKGVRQVLHGPPTPAGYCLQEAFVKGVRRLGELGLCFDLCMRHAELADGAKLIEQATGTRFVLDHCGNPPVFGDLAAWKRDVDRIAALPNVVGKVSGIVASAKGRSWKADDLAPVIHHMIEAFGPDRVMFGGDWPVCTLGAPLRDWVNALSEIVRDRKAEDQRKLFHDNAAKFYRLV, from the coding sequence ATGATGACCCCGACCCGTCGCGAATTCCTGGGATGGACCGCCGCCGCGGCCGCCACGACCACCGCCGCCGCCCGCGCCGCGACGGCCGCCGCGCCCGCGTCGCCGATCATTGACACTCACGTCCACCTCTGGGAACCCGCCAAGCAGCGCCTCCTCTGGCTCGAAAAGGGGTCCGAGCTTGACCGGAACGCCCTGTGGGACGATTACCTGAAGGCGGCCGCCGGCCTCGACGTCGTCAAGGCTGTGTATATGGAAGTGGACGTCGATCCGTCGCAGCACGAGGCCGAGGCCCGCATGGTCCTCGACCAGTGCCGCAAGGGTGACACGGCCCTGTGCGCCGCGGTGATCGGCGGCCGACCGGCGTTCGAGGGGTTCGCGGCCTACATCGAGCCGCTGGCCAAGGACCCGGCCGTGAAGGGAGTGCGACAGGTGCTCCACGGGCCGCCCACGCCGGCGGGGTATTGCTTGCAGGAGGCGTTCGTCAAGGGCGTGCGCCGGCTCGGCGAGCTGGGCCTTTGCTTCGACCTCTGCATGCGGCACGCCGAGCTGGCCGACGGAGCGAAGCTCATCGAGCAGGCGACCGGCACGCGGTTCGTCCTCGATCACTGCGGCAACCCTCCGGTCTTCGGCGATCTCGCCGCCTGGAAGCGCGACGTCGACCGCATCGCCGCCCTGCCCAACGTCGTCGGCAAGGTGTCGGGGATCGTCGCGTCGGCCAAGGGGAGGAGCTGGAAGGCGGACGACCTCGCGCCGGTGATCCATCATATGATCGAAGCCTTCGGTCCCGACCGGGTGATGTTCGGCGGCGATTGGCCCGTCTGCACGCTCGGCGCCCCGCTCCGCGACTGGGTGAACGCCCTCTCGGAAATCGTCCGCGACCGCAAGGCCGAGGATCAGCGGAAGCTGTTTCACGACAACGCGGCGAAGTTCTACCGGCTGGTTTGA
- the moaA gene encoding GTP 3',8-cyclase MoaA has translation MKFELPQLIDSFGRIHNNLRISVTDRCNIRCVYCMPEKVEFLPREQLLSYEEIVRFVRVAVPLGIDKIRLTGGEPLLRKDVDVLVRKLVEIEGIVDVGLTTNGMLLAPVAQRLWDSGLRRINVSLDTLDPDRFLRLSRRKGLEPTIEGILAAKAAGFDPVKINAVIIRGFNEEDVAPLGRFAREHGLEMRFIEYMPLDAGHLWEREKVVFAAEVLETLAREVGPLAPAPNQDPRAPAVDYDYLDGKGRVGMIASVSRPFCMSCNRIRLTSDGKLRNCLFALDETDVRGLLRSNAPDAEIARALVESVAAKWEGHEINTARFIQPERAMHSIGG, from the coding sequence ATGAAGTTTGAGCTACCGCAACTGATCGATTCGTTCGGCCGCATCCACAACAACTTGCGGATCAGCGTCACCGATCGTTGCAACATCCGTTGCGTCTACTGCATGCCGGAGAAGGTCGAGTTCCTGCCTCGCGAACAGCTCCTGTCCTATGAGGAGATCGTCCGGTTCGTGCGGGTCGCGGTGCCGCTCGGGATCGACAAGATCCGCCTGACCGGCGGCGAACCCCTGCTGCGCAAGGACGTCGACGTCCTGGTTCGCAAGCTGGTCGAGATCGAGGGGATCGTCGACGTCGGCCTGACGACCAACGGCATGCTGCTGGCGCCGGTGGCCCAGCGGCTGTGGGACTCGGGGCTGAGGCGGATCAACGTCAGCCTCGACACCCTCGACCCCGACCGCTTTCTGCGGCTCTCGCGGCGCAAGGGTTTGGAGCCGACGATCGAGGGGATTCTCGCGGCCAAGGCGGCCGGGTTCGATCCGGTGAAGATCAACGCGGTGATCATCCGGGGCTTCAACGAGGAAGACGTCGCGCCCCTGGGCCGGTTCGCCCGCGAGCACGGGCTGGAGATGCGGTTCATCGAGTACATGCCCCTCGACGCCGGCCATCTCTGGGAGCGTGAGAAGGTGGTCTTCGCGGCCGAAGTCCTCGAAACCCTGGCTCGCGAGGTCGGCCCGCTCGCCCCCGCCCCCAACCAGGACCCGAGGGCCCCGGCCGTCGATTACGACTACCTCGACGGCAAGGGGCGGGTCGGCATGATCGCCTCGGTCAGCCGGCCGTTCTGCATGAGCTGCAACCGGATCCGGCTCACGTCCGACGGCAAGCTCCGCAACTGCCTCTTCGCCCTCGACGAGACCGACGTCCGCGGCCTGTTGCGGTCGAACGCCCCCGACGCCGAGATCGCCCGGGCGCTCGTCGAGAGCGTGGCCGCCAAGTGGGAAGGGCACGAGATCAACACCGCGCGGTTCATCCAGCCGGAGCGGGCCATGCATTCGATCGGCGGCTGA
- a CDS encoding molybdenum cofactor biosynthesis protein MoaE, producing the protein MVEITEQPLDHAALTERVRHNNAGAVCTFLGTVREMTGERRTVVLDYEAFPEMALKQMAELEAEARRRWPVIEAAIVHRVGRLGLGEISVVVAVSCPHRGDSFEACRWLIDAFKETVPIWKRETWADGQEEWVHPGLSS; encoded by the coding sequence ATGGTCGAGATCACCGAACAGCCGCTGGACCACGCGGCCCTGACCGAGCGTGTCCGCCACAACAACGCCGGGGCCGTCTGCACCTTTTTGGGCACCGTCCGCGAGATGACCGGCGAGCGCCGGACCGTCGTCCTGGATTATGAGGCGTTCCCCGAGATGGCCCTCAAGCAGATGGCCGAGCTGGAGGCCGAGGCCCGTCGACGATGGCCGGTGATCGAGGCCGCGATCGTCCACCGCGTCGGACGGCTCGGGCTGGGCGAAATCAGCGTGGTCGTCGCCGTGAGCTGCCCGCACCGGGGCGACTCCTTCGAGGCCTGCCGATGGCTGATCGACGCCTTCAAGGAAACCGTCCCGATCTGGAAGCGCGAGACCTGGGCCGACGGCCAGGAAGAATGGGTTCATCCGGGCCTGTCGTCGTGA
- a CDS encoding NTP transferase domain-containing protein, whose product MTPTIDMTTIAAIVPAAGSSRRMGSPKLLLEFEGRPLIARVVSALLAGGARPVIVVTPPPDAPEGPPLAEAASRAGAVVVAPETRPAEMRDSIELAVAELERSAEPPQAVVLAPADSPMLDGSIVARVLACWRERPEAIVIPTAGGRRGHPIVVPWRLARTIADLPPDVGVNALVANHAADVVEIEVGDESVVTDLDTPDDLRRLQGQGGEVQERSVRLFAIARERAGRGEVSVRLPARATVADLRAALAEQVPELASIAPQVMIAVDSEYADDDHELKPGASLAVIPPVSGG is encoded by the coding sequence ATGACCCCTACAATCGACATGACCACCATCGCCGCGATCGTCCCGGCCGCCGGCTCGTCCCGACGCATGGGAAGCCCCAAGCTGCTCCTCGAATTCGAGGGCCGGCCGCTGATCGCGCGCGTCGTTTCGGCCCTGCTCGCCGGCGGGGCGCGTCCGGTGATCGTCGTCACACCACCGCCCGACGCCCCCGAAGGCCCGCCGCTGGCCGAAGCCGCCTCGCGAGCCGGGGCCGTCGTCGTCGCGCCCGAGACCCGGCCGGCCGAGATGCGCGACTCGATCGAGCTGGCCGTCGCCGAGTTGGAGCGTTCGGCCGAGCCACCCCAAGCCGTCGTGCTGGCCCCGGCCGACAGCCCGATGCTCGACGGCTCGATCGTCGCCCGGGTGCTCGCCTGCTGGCGCGAACGGCCCGAGGCGATCGTGATCCCCACGGCCGGCGGCCGTCGCGGTCATCCGATCGTCGTTCCCTGGCGGCTGGCCCGGACGATCGCCGACCTGCCGCCGGACGTCGGCGTCAACGCCCTGGTCGCGAATCACGCGGCCGACGTGGTCGAGATCGAAGTCGGCGACGAGTCGGTCGTCACCGACCTGGACACCCCCGACGATCTCCGCAGGCTGCAAGGGCAGGGGGGCGAGGTCCAGGAGCGTTCCGTCCGGCTGTTCGCGATCGCTCGGGAGCGCGCGGGTCGGGGCGAGGTCTCGGTCCGGCTCCCCGCGCGGGCCACGGTCGCCGACCTGCGAGCGGCTCTCGCCGAGCAGGTCCCCGAGTTGGCTTCGATCGCCCCCCAGGTGATGATCGCCGTCGATTCGGAGTACGCCGACGACGACCACGAACTGAAGCCGGGCGCCAGCCTGGCGGTCATCCCGCCGGTGAGCGGGGGCTGA
- a CDS encoding XdhC family protein produces the protein MRDVVRHLIRALDDGRELLLCQVVETRGSTPQKAGAIMAVDPDGGQVGTLGGGCVENEVKQNAVRQLGEEGVRLHSFVLDHDYAWADGLICGGKMVIATEALKGAGALDYYRRLHQAIETGEGFTEAVVVAPERVEDSSPGRRFLFDHDGKPLTCRPGGAFPDVLGERLTALVDRPRARVDQGVAWLPVLPRIRLVVVGAGHVGQAVGNLAAEADFDVWVVDDRSQYASRERFPKAQKFIVGPVEEVLKTLEVTRNTFVLIVTRGHGHDQEALFHMAPTPASYVGLIGSQRKIKMIFESLREMGIAADDLARVTAPVGLDIGSRTVPEIAVSIVAELIARRNLGPKAATPTPSTCAS, from the coding sequence ATGCGCGACGTCGTGCGACATCTGATCCGAGCCCTGGATGACGGCCGCGAGCTGCTCCTGTGCCAGGTCGTGGAGACGCGCGGGTCGACGCCGCAGAAGGCGGGAGCGATCATGGCGGTCGACCCCGACGGCGGCCAGGTCGGCACGCTCGGCGGCGGCTGCGTCGAGAACGAGGTCAAGCAAAACGCCGTCCGCCAGCTCGGCGAGGAAGGCGTCCGGCTCCATTCCTTCGTCCTCGACCACGACTACGCCTGGGCCGACGGCCTGATCTGCGGCGGCAAGATGGTCATCGCCACCGAGGCCCTCAAGGGGGCGGGAGCCCTCGACTATTACCGCCGACTGCACCAGGCCATCGAGACCGGCGAGGGGTTCACCGAGGCCGTCGTCGTCGCCCCCGAGCGGGTCGAGGACTCGTCGCCGGGCCGGCGGTTCCTGTTCGACCACGATGGCAAACCGCTGACCTGCCGGCCGGGAGGCGCGTTTCCCGATGTCCTCGGCGAGCGGCTGACGGCCCTCGTCGACCGCCCCCGGGCGCGGGTCGATCAGGGCGTGGCCTGGCTGCCGGTCTTGCCCCGTATCCGGCTGGTGGTCGTCGGCGCGGGGCACGTCGGCCAGGCCGTCGGCAACCTGGCCGCCGAGGCCGATTTCGACGTCTGGGTGGTCGACGACCGCAGCCAGTACGCTAGCCGCGAGCGGTTCCCCAAGGCCCAGAAGTTCATCGTCGGGCCGGTCGAGGAGGTCCTCAAGACGCTCGAAGTCACCCGCAACACGTTCGTACTGATCGTCACCCGAGGCCACGGTCACGACCAGGAAGCCCTCTTCCACATGGCCCCGACTCCCGCCTCGTACGTCGGGCTGATCGGCAGCCAGCGGAAGATCAAGATGATCTTCGAGAGCCTCCGCGAGATGGGGATCGCCGCCGACGACCTGGCCCGCGTCACGGCGCCCGTCGGCCTGGACATCGGCTCGCGGACGGTCCCCGAGATCGCCGTCAGCATCGTCGCCGAGCTGATCGCCCGGCGCAACCTCGGCCCCAAGGCCGCCACTCCGACACCTTCGACCTGCGCATCATGA